From the Hymenobacter yonginensis genome, one window contains:
- the dnaB gene encoding replicative DNA helicase: protein MGGPAGKLPPQALELEAAVLGALMLEKDALTTVIDILKPQSFYKDGHQRIFKAILNLFDKSEPIDILTVTHELREMGELEPAGGAHYVANLTFKVNSAANIEYHSRIITENAIKRELINIASTIQRDAFEDTTDVFNLLDSTEQALFEVSESNIRKNFDDMRSLMGKAIKELEEKKDQKDGLTGVPSGFSALDRVTSGWQPSDLVIIAARPGMGKCLGKGTKVLMYDGTLRNVEDVQAGELLMGDDSTPRRVLSIARGRENMYWVRQNKGEAYRVNESHILSLKRSRTEGPHRHGDVLNITVKDWLGKSAKFRSNYKGYKVPVEFAAQEVPVDPYFLGVWLGDGASDNCRITGQDPEIIEYLHQYAAELDMQVTVGVVADRCNSYGITRGRQGSSIAQYSLQDELRQLGVLGDKHIPQSYLSNSTDNRLRLLAGLIDSDGHLDPVSNGYEITQKNHRLARQIKFLADSLGFRTSLKKKRAAISAIGYESEVYRVRIYGDINRVPVRVARKQAQPWRSPVDWRMTGISVEFDGEDNYYGFSIDGNRLFLLQDMTVTHNTAFVVSAMRNAAVEFKKPVAIFSLEMSSLQLVNRLISAEAELDSEKIKKGNLADHEWAQLNHKISSLSSAPIYIDDTPGLSIRELRTKCRRLKAHHDISMIIIDYLQLMTGNTDGKGGGNREQEIASISRALKGIAKELNVPVLALSQLSRSVETRGGDKKPQLSDLRESGSIEQDADMVIFLYRPEYYKITEDEMGNPTQGTGEVIIAKHRNGSLETVQLKFIGKFTKFADLDGAGGFGDAGFNPSAFPPSSFDEQTGFTPNTIRLGSRLNNDSPPPAQAFPRSNFDDGPPPF from the coding sequence ATGGGCGGGCCCGCGGGTAAGCTGCCGCCCCAGGCCCTGGAGCTGGAAGCCGCCGTGCTGGGCGCCCTCATGCTGGAAAAAGATGCCCTCACCACGGTTATCGACATCCTGAAGCCCCAAAGCTTCTACAAGGACGGCCACCAGCGCATCTTCAAGGCTATCCTGAATCTGTTTGATAAGTCGGAGCCAATTGATATTCTGACGGTTACGCACGAGTTGCGCGAGATGGGCGAGCTGGAGCCCGCCGGCGGTGCGCACTACGTGGCCAACCTCACGTTCAAGGTCAACTCGGCGGCCAACATCGAGTACCACTCCCGCATCATCACCGAAAACGCCATCAAGCGGGAGCTGATCAACATTGCCAGCACCATCCAGCGCGACGCCTTCGAGGACACCACCGATGTGTTCAACCTCCTCGACAGCACCGAGCAGGCCCTGTTTGAGGTATCGGAGTCGAACATCCGCAAGAACTTCGACGACATGCGCAGCCTGATGGGCAAGGCCATCAAGGAGCTGGAAGAAAAGAAAGACCAGAAGGACGGTCTCACCGGCGTGCCCTCCGGCTTCTCGGCCCTGGACCGTGTAACGTCAGGTTGGCAACCATCTGACCTGGTGATTATTGCGGCGCGGCCCGGCATGGGTAAGTGCCTTGGCAAAGGCACCAAGGTGCTGATGTACGACGGCACGCTGCGCAACGTGGAAGACGTACAGGCCGGCGAGCTGCTGATGGGCGACGACTCCACCCCGCGCCGGGTGCTCAGCATTGCCCGGGGCCGCGAAAACATGTACTGGGTGCGTCAGAACAAGGGCGAGGCCTACCGCGTCAACGAAAGCCACATCCTCTCGCTGAAGCGCAGCCGCACCGAGGGCCCGCACCGCCACGGCGACGTGCTCAACATCACGGTGAAGGACTGGCTCGGCAAGTCGGCCAAGTTCCGCTCCAACTATAAGGGCTACAAGGTGCCCGTAGAGTTTGCCGCGCAGGAAGTGCCGGTTGATCCGTATTTCCTGGGCGTGTGGCTCGGCGACGGTGCTTCCGACAACTGCCGCATCACGGGCCAGGACCCGGAAATTATCGAGTATCTGCACCAGTACGCTGCCGAGCTGGACATGCAGGTGACCGTAGGCGTAGTGGCGGACCGCTGCAACAGCTACGGCATCACGCGCGGCCGGCAGGGCAGCAGCATCGCCCAGTACTCGCTGCAGGACGAGTTGCGCCAGCTGGGCGTGCTCGGCGACAAGCACATTCCGCAGTCGTACCTGAGCAACAGCACCGACAACCGCCTGCGCCTGCTGGCCGGCCTCATCGACTCCGACGGCCACCTCGACCCGGTGTCCAACGGCTACGAAATCACCCAGAAAAACCACCGCCTAGCCCGGCAAATCAAGTTTCTGGCCGACTCGCTGGGCTTCCGCACTTCCCTGAAGAAGAAGCGGGCCGCCATCAGTGCCATCGGCTACGAAAGCGAGGTGTACCGGGTGCGCATCTACGGCGATATCAACCGGGTGCCGGTGCGCGTGGCCCGCAAGCAGGCCCAGCCTTGGCGCAGCCCCGTGGATTGGCGCATGACCGGCATTTCGGTGGAGTTTGACGGCGAGGACAATTACTACGGCTTCAGCATCGACGGCAACCGCCTGTTTCTGCTCCAGGACATGACCGTGACCCACAACACGGCTTTCGTGGTATCCGCCATGCGCAACGCGGCGGTGGAGTTCAAGAAGCCGGTGGCCATTTTCTCGCTGGAAATGTCCTCGCTGCAGCTCGTGAATCGTCTGATTTCGGCGGAGGCGGAGCTGGACTCCGAGAAGATCAAGAAGGGCAACCTCGCCGACCACGAGTGGGCCCAGCTCAACCACAAGATTTCCAGTTTGTCGTCGGCCCCGATTTACATCGACGACACGCCCGGCCTCAGCATCCGGGAGCTGCGCACCAAGTGCCGCCGCCTCAAGGCTCACCACGATATTTCGATGATCATCATCGACTATCTGCAGCTGATGACCGGCAACACCGATGGCAAAGGCGGCGGCAACCGCGAACAGGAAATTGCCTCGATTTCGCGGGCGCTCAAAGGCATTGCCAAGGAGCTGAACGTGCCGGTGCTGGCCCTGTCGCAGCTTTCGCGCTCCGTGGAAACCCGCGGCGGCGACAAGAAGCCGCAGCTGAGTGACCTTCGTGAATCCGGCTCCATCGAGCAGGACGCCGACATGGTTATCTTCCTGTACCGCCCCGAGTACTACAAGATTACGGAGGACGAGATGGGCAACCCCACGCAGGGCACCGGCGAGGTTATCATTGCCAAGCACCGGAACGGCTCCCTGGAAACCGTGCAGCTCAAGTTCATCGGCAAGTTCACCAAGTTCGCCGACCTCGACGGCGCAGGCGGCTTCGGCGACGCGGGCTTCAACCCCAGCGCCTTCCCGCCCAGCAGCTTCGACGAGCAGACCGGCTTCACGCCCAACACCATCCGGCTGGGCTCGCGCCTCAACAACGACAGCCCGCCGCCCGCCCAGGCCTTCCCCCGCAGCAACTTCGACGACGGCCCGCCGCCATTCTAA